A window of the Equus przewalskii isolate Varuska chromosome 10, EquPr2, whole genome shotgun sequence genome harbors these coding sequences:
- the DDX5 gene encoding probable ATP-dependent RNA helicase DDX5, translated as MSGYSSDRDRGRDRGFGAPRFGGSRAGPLSGKKFGNPGEKLVKKKWNLDELPKFEKNFYQEHPDLARRTAQEVETYRRSKEITVRGHNCPKPVLNFYEANFPANVMDVIARQNFTEPTAIQAQGWPVALSGLDMVGVAQTGSGKTLSYLLPAIVHINHQPFLERGDGPICLVLAPTRELAQQVQQVAAEYCRACRLKSTCIYGGAPKGPQIRDLERGVEICIATPGRLIDFLECGKTNLRRTTYLVLDEADRMLDMGFEPQIRKIVDQIRPDRQTLMWSATWPKEVRQLAEDFLKDYIHINIGALELSANHNILQIVDVCHDVEKDEKLIRLMEEIMSEKENKTIVFVETKRRCDELTRKMRRDGWPAMGIHGDKSQQERDWVLNEFKHGKAPILIATDVASRGLDVEDVKFVINYDYPNSSEDYIHRIGRTARSTKTGTAYTFFTPNNIKQVSDLISVLREANQAINPKLLQLVEDRGSGRSRGRGGMKDDRRDRYSAGKRGGFNTFRDRENYDRGYSSLLKRDFGAKTQNGVYSAANYANGSFGSNFVSAGIQTSFRTGNPTGTYQNGYDSTQQYGSNVPNMHNGMNQQAYAYPATAAAPMIGYPMPTGYSQ; from the exons ATGTCGGGTTATTCGAGTGACCGAGACCGCGGCCGGGATCGAGG GTTTGGTGCACCTCGATTTGGAGGAAGTAGGGCAGGGCCCCTATCTGGAAAGAAGTTTGGAAACCCTGGGGAGAAACTAGTTAAAAAGAAGTGGAACCTTGATGAGCTGCCcaaatttgagaagaatttttaTCAAGAACACCCTGATTTGGCTAGGCGCACAGCA CAAGAGGTGGAGACATACAGAAGAAGCAAGGAAATTACAGTTAGAGGTCACAACTGCCCAAAGCCAGTTCTGAATTTTTATGAAGCAAACTTCCCTG CAAACGTTATGGATGTGATTGCAAGGCAGAACTTTACTGAACCCACTGCTATTCAAGCTCAGGGATGGCCAGTAGCTCTAAGTGGATTGGATATGGTTGGAGTAGCACAAACTGGATCTGGAAAAACATTGTCT TATTTGCTGCCTGCCATTGTCCACATCAATCATCAGCCATTCTTAGAGAGAGGTGATGGGCCAATT TGCTTGGTGCTGGCACCAACCCGGGAACTGGCCCAACAGGTACAGCAAGTAGCTGCTGAATACTGTAGAGCATGTCGCTTGAAGTCCACTTGCATCTATGGTGGTGCTCCCAAGGGACCACAGATACGTGATTTGGAGAGAG GTGTGGAGATCTGTATTGCAACACCTGGAAGACTGATTGACTTTTTAGAGTGTGGGAAAACCAATCTGAGAAGAACCACCTACCTTGTCCTTGATGAAGCAGATAGAATGCTTGATATGGGCTTTGAACCCCAAATAAGGAAGATTGTGGATCAAATAAGA CCTGATAGGCAGACCCTAATGTGGAGTGCAACTTGGCCTAAAGAAGTAAGACAGCTTGCTGAAGATTTCCTGAAAGACTACATTCATATAAACATTGGTGCACTGGAACTGAGCGCAAACCACAACATTCTTCAGATTGTGGATGTGTGTCATGATGTAGAAAAGGATGAAAA acTTATTCGTCTAATGGAAGAGATCATGAGTGAGAAGGAGAATAAAACCATTGTTTTTGTTGAAACCAAAAGACGATGTGATGAACTTACTAGAAAAATGAGGAGAGATGG gTGGCCCGCCATGGGTATCCATGGTGACAAAAGTCAACAGGAACGTGACTGGGTTCTAAATG AGTTCAAACATGGAAAAGCTCCTATTCTGATTGCTACAGATGTGGCCTCCAGAGGGCTAG ATGTGGAAGATGTGAAATTTGTCATCAATTATGACTACCCTAACTCCTCAGAGGATTATATTCATCGAATTGGAAGAACTGCTCGCAGTACCAAAACAGGCACAGCATACACTTTCTTTACACCTAATAACATAAAGCAAGTGAGCGACCTTATCTCTGTGCTTCGTGAAGCTAATCAAGCAATTAATCCCAAGTTGCTTCAGTTGGTCGAAGACAGAGGTTCAG GTCGTTCCAGGGGTAGAGGCGGCATGAAGGATGACCGTCGGGACAGATATTCTGCAGGCAAAAGGGGTGGATTTAATACCTTTAGAGACAGGGAAAATTATGACAGAGGTTACTCTAGTCTGCTTAAGAGAGATTTTGGGGCAAAAACTCAGAATGGTGTTTACAGTGCTGCAAATTACGCCAATGGGAGCTTTGGAAGTAATTTTGTGTCTGCTGGTATACAGACCAGTTTTAGGACTGGTAACCCGACAGGGACTTACCAGAACGGTTATGATAGTACTCAGCAATATGGAAGTAATGTTCCAAATATGCACAATGGTATGAACCAACAGGCGTATGCATATCCTGCTACTGCAGCTGCACCTATGATTGGTTATCCAATGCCAACAGGATATTCTCAATAA